From Streptomyces sp. 6-11-2, one genomic window encodes:
- a CDS encoding tyrosine-type recombinase/integrase — MTLPGLSSEPRAYRAEKAIRPGDGATTWIVISQDYELHPEATSYLTALASQEDASVNTLRSYAGRVALYLSYCAEFGICWSAPTIVQLAKFLHWLVDEPLPARSQRVLAEPRHRSKKTANAIMTTSCQFLRHCSLHGWVAADLIALLTEPRLLHHMPTGYNTGEDDQYRTIRARKLKFKVAVSGYEYLTDEQILHIIDLTSHARDRFLVTLLAETGVRIGEALGLRREDMHLLSSSTTLGCPTAGPHIHVRRRQNSNGALAKSRQPRSIPVSNDLVGLYAEYQWERDAVPEAASCDLAFVNLFRGPLGSPMKYQSTYDLFVRLAKRAGFTTRPHMFRHSAATRWIRQGKQRHVVQNLLGHVSEQSMEVYLHASDQEKRDAVTAVSEMRRAAQR, encoded by the coding sequence GTGACGTTACCCGGACTCTCTTCCGAGCCCCGCGCCTACCGAGCCGAGAAGGCCATCAGGCCCGGCGACGGGGCAACGACGTGGATCGTCATTAGCCAGGACTACGAGCTCCACCCTGAGGCGACTTCGTACCTGACGGCACTGGCCTCCCAGGAGGACGCATCGGTCAATACACTGCGCAGCTACGCGGGCCGGGTGGCGCTGTACCTGTCCTACTGTGCAGAGTTCGGCATCTGCTGGTCGGCACCCACCATCGTGCAGCTTGCCAAGTTCCTGCACTGGCTGGTTGACGAACCGCTTCCGGCCAGGAGTCAGAGGGTGCTCGCCGAACCTCGGCACCGCAGCAAGAAGACTGCGAACGCGATCATGACCACCTCGTGCCAGTTCCTCAGGCACTGCTCCCTGCACGGGTGGGTCGCCGCAGACCTGATCGCCCTGCTGACCGAGCCGAGGCTTCTGCATCACATGCCGACTGGGTACAACACGGGCGAGGATGACCAGTACCGCACGATCCGCGCACGGAAGCTGAAGTTCAAAGTCGCGGTCTCCGGCTACGAGTACCTGACCGACGAGCAGATCCTCCACATCATCGACCTCACGAGCCATGCTCGCGACCGTTTCCTCGTAACCCTCCTTGCAGAAACAGGTGTTCGCATCGGAGAAGCCCTGGGCTTGCGACGGGAGGACATGCACCTCCTGTCGAGCTCGACGACGCTGGGATGTCCCACAGCCGGGCCTCACATCCATGTGCGCCGGCGGCAGAACTCCAATGGAGCCCTGGCCAAGTCCCGGCAGCCTCGATCGATTCCCGTCAGCAACGACCTGGTCGGTCTCTACGCCGAATACCAGTGGGAGCGGGACGCCGTGCCCGAGGCCGCATCCTGCGACTTGGCGTTCGTCAACCTTTTCCGTGGCCCCCTGGGCTCGCCGATGAAATACCAATCCACGTACGACCTGTTCGTGCGGCTCGCCAAGCGGGCGGGCTTTACCACCCGGCCACACATGTTCCGGCACTCGGCGGCGACCCGGTGGATTCGCCAAGGCAAGCAGCGACACGTGGTGCAGAACCTGCTCGGTCATGTCAGCGAGCAGTCCATGGAGGTCTACCTGCACGCCAGCGACCAGGAAAAGCGTGACGCCGTGACGGCGGTCTCGGAGATGCGAAGGGCCGCACAGCGGTGA
- a CDS encoding DoxX family protein, with protein MTCYDRRDLGLLLLRLGTGSVLAAHGAQKLLGWFGGGGIEGTGRFMESVGYRPGKASAMAAGLSEAGGGLLLAMGLATPAAGAAAAGAMAGAAAVHAPSGFFAQSGGYEYAASLGLTSAGLAITGPGRLSVDHALGHTVNRGWMVPVAFATVAAATSVVLGTRVRRLRREKEGEQEALFEE; from the coding sequence GTGACCTGTTACGACCGACGCGATCTGGGCCTGCTGCTGCTCCGGCTGGGTACCGGCAGTGTGCTGGCCGCGCACGGCGCGCAGAAGCTGCTGGGTTGGTTCGGCGGGGGCGGGATCGAGGGGACCGGGCGGTTCATGGAGTCCGTGGGATACCGGCCGGGGAAGGCGAGCGCGATGGCGGCCGGGCTGTCGGAGGCCGGCGGCGGTCTGCTGCTGGCCATGGGCCTGGCGACCCCGGCGGCGGGCGCGGCTGCGGCCGGCGCGATGGCGGGTGCGGCGGCGGTGCACGCGCCCAGCGGCTTCTTCGCCCAGAGCGGCGGCTACGAGTACGCCGCCTCGCTGGGTCTGACCTCCGCGGGCCTGGCGATCACGGGCCCCGGCCGGCTCTCCGTGGACCACGCCCTCGGACACACCGTCAACCGCGGCTGGATGGTCCCGGTGGCGTTCGCGACGGTGGCCGCGGCGACGTCCGTGGTCCTGGGCACGCGGGTGCGGCGGCTCCGCAGGGAGAAGGAGGGGGAGCAGGAGGCGCTTTTCGAGGAGTAG
- a CDS encoding multidrug effflux MFS transporter — protein sequence MSEGGAPAPHAPRTAVPERGLAGPPARAARRAGLLVTLILGGLTATPPLAMDMYLPSLPEVTRSLHAPAATVQLTLTACLAGMALGQIVVGPMSDRWGRRRPLLAGLAVYVLATALCALAPNVETLVAFRLAQGLSGAAGIVIARAVVRDLYDGVAMARFFSTLMLISGVAPIVAPLIGGQILRVTDWRGVFVVLTVVGALLAVVVWTRLPETLPPARRHGGGVGETLGSMRRLLADRAFTGYLLAGGFAFAALFAYIAASPFVIQEIYGASPQTYSLLFGLNSVGLVVVGQINGRVLVGRVRLDRVLAVGLAVVILAATGLLLMAAGVFGDVGLVPVAAALFVLMSAMGITLPNTQALALMRTRQHAGSASALLGTSSFLIGAVASPLVGIAGEHTAVPMALVQLAAALVALVCFMGMCRPWRPRAAGSPGEES from the coding sequence ATGTCGGAGGGTGGGGCGCCGGCGCCGCACGCGCCGCGGACGGCCGTACCGGAGCGAGGACTCGCCGGACCACCGGCGCGCGCGGCCCGCCGTGCCGGGCTGCTGGTGACCCTGATCCTCGGCGGGCTGACCGCGACGCCTCCGCTCGCGATGGACATGTACCTCCCGTCGCTGCCGGAGGTCACCCGGTCCCTGCACGCCCCGGCCGCGACCGTCCAGCTCACGCTGACCGCCTGCCTGGCCGGCATGGCGCTCGGGCAGATCGTGGTCGGCCCGATGAGCGACCGGTGGGGGCGCCGCCGCCCGCTGCTGGCCGGGCTGGCCGTCTACGTCCTCGCCACCGCGCTGTGCGCGCTCGCCCCGAACGTCGAGACGCTGGTCGCCTTCCGGCTGGCCCAGGGCCTGTCGGGCGCGGCCGGCATCGTGATCGCCCGCGCGGTCGTCCGGGACCTGTACGACGGCGTGGCCATGGCCCGCTTCTTCTCCACCCTGATGCTGATCTCCGGGGTCGCCCCGATCGTGGCGCCGCTGATCGGCGGGCAGATCCTGCGGGTGACGGACTGGCGGGGCGTGTTCGTCGTCCTCACGGTGGTCGGGGCGCTGCTGGCCGTGGTCGTCTGGACCCGGCTGCCGGAGACCCTGCCGCCCGCCCGGCGGCACGGCGGCGGGGTGGGCGAGACGCTGGGTTCGATGCGCCGGCTGCTCGCCGACCGCGCCTTCACCGGGTACCTGCTCGCGGGCGGCTTCGCCTTCGCCGCGCTGTTCGCGTACATAGCGGCCTCGCCGTTCGTGATCCAGGAGATCTACGGCGCCTCCCCGCAGACGTACAGCCTGCTGTTCGGGCTCAACTCGGTCGGGCTGGTCGTCGTGGGCCAGATCAACGGCCGGGTGCTGGTCGGCCGGGTCCGCCTGGACCGGGTGCTGGCCGTCGGCCTCGCCGTGGTCATCCTGGCCGCGACCGGCCTGCTGCTGATGGCCGCGGGAGTCTTCGGGGACGTGGGCCTGGTGCCCGTGGCCGCCGCGCTGTTCGTGCTCATGTCCGCGATGGGCATCACCCTGCCCAACACCCAGGCGCTCGCCCTGATGCGCACCCGGCAGCACGCCGGCTCCGCGTCCGCCCTGCTCGGCACGTCGTCCTTCCTCATCGGCGCGGTCGCCTCCCCGCTGGTCGGGATCGCCGGGGAGCACACCGCCGTGCCCATGGCGCTGGTCCAACTGGCGGCCGCACTGGTGGCGCTGGTCTGCTTCATGGGAATGTGCCGTCCCTGGAGGCCACGTGCGGCCGGGAGCCCGGGGGAGGAGAGCTGA
- a CDS encoding DUF6262 family protein, translating to MTKEPRTPAQVLLESRQKASREKRARVLAVVDEMKADGDPITFLAVAKRADVSNWLVYAEGVREHIEAARAGQAVASTRQCKEGSAASTASLATDLEFARAQVRALIEERDRLRAAVQRSLGERVDAVSAKDLLARVQELTIANQRLAAELARAEADRDGLQDDLTEAQDDLAAARTALRSMMRDQNRDST from the coding sequence ATGACCAAGGAGCCGCGCACGCCAGCCCAAGTGCTGCTTGAATCCCGCCAGAAGGCCAGCCGGGAGAAGCGCGCCAGGGTGCTCGCTGTAGTGGACGAGATGAAGGCCGACGGCGACCCGATCACGTTTCTCGCAGTCGCCAAGAGAGCGGATGTCTCGAACTGGCTCGTCTACGCCGAAGGGGTCCGCGAGCACATCGAAGCAGCTCGCGCGGGCCAAGCGGTCGCCTCAACCCGGCAGTGCAAGGAAGGGTCGGCGGCCAGCACCGCGAGTCTGGCCACCGACCTCGAGTTCGCGCGTGCCCAGGTCCGGGCGCTCATCGAGGAACGTGACCGGCTCAGGGCTGCGGTGCAGCGCAGCCTCGGCGAGCGGGTCGATGCTGTCTCGGCCAAGGACTTGCTCGCCCGTGTTCAGGAGCTGACCATCGCCAACCAACGGCTCGCCGCGGAGTTGGCCCGAGCCGAAGCAGACCGCGACGGCCTCCAGGACGATTTGACTGAGGCACAGGACGACCTGGCTGCCGCCCGGACGGCCCTGCGGAGCATGATGCGCGACCAGAACCGCGACTCAACGTGA
- a CDS encoding D-alanyl-D-alanine carboxypeptidase family protein — protein sequence MTATGPATAATPARSATPARAATVIGGEQLARPGVQVSGATGLPGRLTARAWLLADWETGHVLAAHRAHQPLAPASTLKMLFADTVLRKFHRAERHTVTDAELADIPTGSSLVGIQAGTTYTVEQLWQGVFLRSGNDAVHVLAHMNGGVAKTVAEMQARAEDLQALDTRVVSPDGFDHPGQLSSAYDLTLIARHGLRNADFRGYCGTHDADFPAGRNKSFQIQNTDRLLTGAWGLRAYKGLIGVKNGYTSDAGNTFTGAAVRGGRTLLATVLNPANGSNAVYEETAALLDWGFGQGRSAHPVGTLVEPLSEGGAKADAGAPPGKQAAPAAAGPLGAAADRPSAWRLLEGAGGTVALLAGGMWALRRRRAAAAGSGGRHRR from the coding sequence ATGACCGCCACCGGCCCGGCCACGGCCGCCACCCCGGCCCGCTCCGCGACCCCCGCCCGCGCCGCCACCGTGATCGGCGGCGAACAGCTGGCCCGTCCGGGGGTGCAGGTGAGCGGCGCCACCGGCCTGCCCGGCCGCCTCACCGCCCGTGCCTGGCTCCTCGCCGACTGGGAGACGGGCCACGTGCTCGCCGCCCACCGCGCGCACCAGCCCCTCGCGCCCGCCTCCACGCTGAAGATGCTGTTCGCGGACACGGTGCTGAGGAAGTTCCACCGCGCCGAGCGGCACACCGTCACCGACGCCGAGCTGGCCGACATCCCCACGGGCTCCAGCCTCGTCGGGATTCAGGCCGGGACCACCTACACGGTGGAGCAGCTGTGGCAGGGCGTGTTCCTGCGCTCGGGCAACGACGCCGTGCACGTGCTCGCCCACATGAACGGCGGGGTGGCGAAGACGGTCGCCGAGATGCAGGCCAGGGCGGAGGACCTCCAGGCCCTGGACACCCGCGTGGTCAGCCCCGACGGCTTCGACCACCCCGGTCAGCTGTCCTCGGCGTACGACCTGACGCTGATCGCCCGGCACGGGCTGCGCAACGCCGACTTCCGCGGCTACTGCGGCACGCACGACGCCGACTTCCCGGCCGGCCGGAACAAGAGCTTCCAGATTCAGAACACCGACCGCCTGCTGACCGGCGCGTGGGGCCTGAGGGCGTACAAGGGCCTGATCGGGGTGAAGAACGGCTACACCAGCGACGCCGGAAACACCTTCACCGGCGCGGCCGTACGCGGCGGCCGGACCCTGCTGGCCACGGTGCTGAACCCCGCGAACGGCAGCAACGCCGTCTACGAGGAGACCGCCGCCCTGCTCGACTGGGGCTTCGGACAGGGGCGTTCCGCGCATCCCGTCGGCACGCTGGTCGAGCCGTTGAGCGAGGGCGGGGCGAAGGCGGACGCGGGCGCCCCGCCCGGGAAGCAGGCCGCACCGGCCGCCGCCGGGCCGCTGGGCGCGGCGGCCGACCGCCCCTCGGCCTGGCGGCTGCTGGAAGGCGCGGGCGGGACGGTCGCGCTGCTGGCCGGCGGTATGTGGGCGCTGCGCCGGCGCCGGGCCGCGGCCGCCGGCTCCGGAGGCCGCCACCGGCGCTGA
- a CDS encoding SDR family oxidoreductase, with product MTDRQSKIAVVTGAGSGIGRAVAVELLRAGWSVALAGRRPETLEETAALAPETASLAVRTDVARPKDVAALFAAAVERFGRVDLLFNNAGTFGPGGVPVEDLSYEAWRHVVDTNLNGAFLCAQAAYRQMKEQDPQGGRIINNGSISAHTPRPHSAPYTATKHALTGLTKALSLDGRPYRIAVGQIDIGNAATDMTARMESGALQANGEVVPEPVMDVADVARTVRHMAELPLEANVQFATVLATTMPYVGRG from the coding sequence ATGACCGACAGGCAATCGAAGATCGCCGTGGTGACCGGCGCCGGCTCGGGCATCGGGCGGGCCGTCGCCGTGGAACTGCTGCGCGCGGGCTGGTCCGTGGCCCTGGCGGGGCGGCGCCCCGAGACGCTGGAGGAGACGGCGGCGCTCGCCCCGGAGACCGCCTCCCTCGCCGTACGCACCGACGTGGCCCGGCCCAAGGACGTGGCCGCGCTGTTCGCCGCCGCCGTCGAGCGGTTCGGGCGCGTCGACCTGCTGTTCAACAACGCGGGCACGTTCGGGCCGGGCGGCGTGCCGGTGGAGGACCTGTCCTACGAGGCGTGGCGGCACGTGGTGGACACCAACCTCAACGGGGCCTTCCTGTGCGCGCAGGCGGCATACCGGCAGATGAAGGAGCAGGACCCGCAGGGCGGCCGGATCATCAACAACGGCTCGATCTCGGCGCACACGCCCCGGCCCCACTCGGCGCCCTACACCGCCACCAAGCACGCCCTGACCGGCCTGACCAAGGCGCTCTCCCTGGACGGGCGGCCGTACCGGATCGCGGTCGGGCAGATCGACATCGGCAACGCGGCCACCGACATGACGGCCCGGATGGAGTCGGGCGCCCTCCAGGCCAACGGGGAGGTGGTCCCGGAACCGGTGATGGACGTCGCCGACGTGGCGCGCACCGTGCGGCACATGGCCGAGCTGCCGTTGGAGGCGAACGTGCAGTTCGCGACGGTGCTGGCGACGACGATGCCGTACGTGGGGCGGGGCTGA
- a CDS encoding tyrosine-type recombinase/integrase, translating into MPFLLQNEFSLVPLEGTTRLELLYALQRRDARGKVLRPTLVRKIVKLFTGIPSVALAVGATPGPADTTCTATQSLIKEVKRDITRGLDAYRGINETTKPVWDVQALDTPLPARTHTGFRTREGEINFTPILQPWLRDVAMHWARTTTPRSSALRDRLLACRIASLALATRDADDDPSALGFADMTAVVNEFRVALRSDGEPRSNDSRARLLKLFGELLEFGRIEGILDELSPRFVLHPNEHRIKRDKVDEGDIGKALPESVITQLDKHLALIGTRTTYGNMPAHCVQAMFRTVYVLLRDTGRRPNEIGSLGRDCLEYDGGEYQLIWDNTKAGRLRRRLPLDRDTVTAIKQWTSIRDGLDLPSRAHPFLFPAITNNGANGHLTTEKIGAAIRKWADAIPEIHSEELGPDGTPLPFDRSLIYPYAFRHTYCQRYADAGMPQHVLQDLMDHKSADTTASYYKVSIKMKREAINTIKSLTTDRFGKPAPMGSSTAYEMRSVAVAFGNCVEPSNVKAGGKACPIRFQCAGCGSYRPDPSYLPAVEEHIRALKADREVAAAMGAAEFVIRNLDDQITAFQTVRENQKEKLASMPNEMRQEVEEASKVLRKLRAGQKSAVSLGMPAFGPPEVGA; encoded by the coding sequence GTGCCGTTCCTCCTCCAGAACGAGTTCAGCCTCGTCCCCCTTGAGGGAACGACGCGCCTTGAACTGCTGTACGCCCTCCAGAGGCGGGACGCACGTGGCAAGGTCCTCCGTCCGACCTTGGTCAGGAAGATCGTCAAGCTGTTCACCGGCATCCCCTCCGTGGCTCTCGCGGTTGGCGCCACACCTGGCCCCGCGGACACCACGTGCACAGCCACTCAGTCTCTGATCAAGGAGGTCAAGCGGGACATCACCAGGGGCCTCGACGCGTACCGCGGAATCAACGAGACCACCAAACCGGTGTGGGACGTGCAAGCACTCGACACCCCTCTTCCTGCGCGCACACATACCGGGTTCCGCACGCGAGAGGGTGAGATCAACTTCACGCCCATCCTCCAGCCGTGGCTTCGGGATGTAGCCATGCACTGGGCTCGGACGACCACCCCACGATCCTCGGCTCTTCGTGATCGGCTGTTGGCGTGCAGGATCGCCTCTCTGGCCCTCGCCACGCGAGACGCCGATGATGACCCATCCGCATTGGGATTCGCGGACATGACCGCCGTCGTCAACGAGTTCAGGGTGGCCCTTCGCAGCGACGGGGAGCCCCGCAGCAATGACTCCCGAGCCCGGCTGCTGAAGCTCTTCGGAGAACTCCTGGAATTCGGCCGCATCGAAGGAATCCTCGATGAACTCTCTCCCCGATTCGTCCTCCATCCGAACGAGCACCGCATCAAGCGGGACAAAGTCGATGAGGGCGACATCGGTAAGGCGCTCCCCGAGTCGGTCATCACCCAGCTAGACAAGCACCTCGCCCTCATCGGTACCCGCACGACCTACGGCAACATGCCGGCCCACTGCGTCCAGGCCATGTTCCGGACCGTCTACGTGTTGCTGAGGGACACCGGACGCCGCCCCAACGAGATCGGTTCTCTCGGCCGGGACTGCTTGGAGTACGACGGCGGCGAGTACCAGCTGATCTGGGACAACACCAAGGCAGGAAGACTCCGGAGACGCCTCCCCCTCGACAGGGACACTGTCACCGCGATCAAACAGTGGACATCGATCCGAGACGGCCTCGACCTGCCTTCTCGGGCACATCCCTTCCTGTTCCCGGCTATCACCAATAACGGCGCCAATGGCCATCTGACCACCGAGAAAATCGGCGCTGCCATCCGGAAGTGGGCCGACGCAATCCCGGAGATCCACTCTGAGGAACTCGGCCCGGACGGCACGCCGCTGCCCTTCGACCGGTCACTGATCTACCCGTACGCCTTTCGCCACACGTACTGTCAGCGGTACGCCGACGCCGGTATGCCGCAGCACGTCCTCCAAGATCTGATGGACCACAAGTCCGCTGATACCACCGCGTCTTACTACAAGGTGAGCATCAAAATGAAGCGGGAGGCCATCAACACCATCAAAAGCCTGACCACCGACCGCTTCGGAAAGCCTGCTCCGATGGGGTCGAGCACGGCGTACGAGATGCGGTCAGTGGCAGTGGCGTTCGGCAACTGCGTCGAACCCTCGAACGTGAAGGCAGGTGGGAAGGCATGCCCCATCCGGTTCCAGTGCGCCGGCTGCGGCTCCTACCGGCCCGATCCGTCCTACCTGCCCGCCGTTGAGGAGCACATCCGTGCGTTGAAGGCGGATCGCGAGGTCGCTGCCGCTATGGGCGCAGCCGAGTTCGTCATCCGGAACCTGGACGATCAGATCACTGCGTTCCAGACCGTCCGCGAGAACCAGAAGGAGAAGCTGGCCTCGATGCCCAATGAAATGCGGCAGGAGGTCGAGGAGGCCAGCAAGGTTCTGCGCAAGCTCCGTGCCGGACAGAAGAGTGCTGTGAGCCTGGGTATGCCCGCATTCGGTCCTCCGGAGGTAGGCGCATGA
- a CDS encoding nuclear transport factor 2 family protein, with the protein MTIQTARLSDPAVRAFVTAVNAHDREGFMQLLAPGATMADDGTDRDLAEWIEEEIFSTHGHMEVDKESAGGRALLARYCNDTWGEMRTRWSFTIAGDGRISRFETGQA; encoded by the coding sequence ATGACGATTCAGACCGCCAGACTGAGCGACCCGGCCGTCCGTGCCTTCGTCACCGCCGTCAACGCCCACGACCGCGAGGGCTTCATGCAACTCCTCGCGCCCGGCGCGACCATGGCGGACGACGGAACCGACCGCGATCTCGCCGAGTGGATCGAGGAGGAGATCTTCTCCACGCACGGCCACATGGAGGTCGACAAGGAGTCCGCCGGCGGCCGCGCCCTCCTGGCCCGCTACTGCAACGACACCTGGGGCGAGATGCGCACCCGGTGGTCGTTCACCATCGCCGGCGACGGCCGGATCTCGCGGTTCGAGACCGGCCAGGCGTAG
- a CDS encoding Gfo/Idh/MocA family protein — protein MSEVSGVAGQTVRWGILATGQMAAAFTADLVDLPDAEVVAVASRAEEPARAFAERFGIPRAYGDWEALAHDPDVDVVYIASPHAAHRAAAGLCLEAGRNVLCEKPFTLNLRQARELVALAREHDRFLMEAMWMYCNPLVRRLKALVEDGAIGEVRTVQADFGLAGPFPPSHRLRDPHLGGGALLDLGVYPVSFAQLLLGEPSDVTARAVLSAEGVDLQTGALLSWDGGALAQLHCSITGSTATCASVTGSKGRIDVPSGFFHPERFVLRRHGREPEEFTADPADGPRTSLRHEALEVMRALRAGETESPLVPLEGTLAVMRTLDAVRERIGVRYPGEAGGPEAGQDREPALA, from the coding sequence ATGTCGGAAGTGTCCGGGGTGGCGGGACAGACGGTGCGCTGGGGGATTCTGGCGACCGGCCAGATGGCGGCCGCGTTCACCGCGGACCTGGTGGACCTGCCGGACGCCGAGGTCGTGGCGGTGGCCTCGCGCGCCGAGGAGCCGGCGAGGGCGTTCGCGGAACGGTTCGGGATCCCGCGGGCCTACGGCGACTGGGAGGCGCTCGCCCACGACCCGGACGTCGACGTCGTCTACATCGCCTCCCCGCACGCGGCCCACCGGGCGGCCGCCGGCCTGTGCCTGGAGGCCGGGCGGAACGTGCTGTGCGAGAAGCCGTTCACGCTGAACCTGCGGCAGGCCCGGGAACTCGTCGCGCTCGCCCGGGAGCACGACCGCTTCCTGATGGAGGCCATGTGGATGTACTGCAATCCACTGGTACGGCGTCTGAAGGCACTGGTCGAGGACGGCGCGATCGGCGAAGTACGCACCGTTCAAGCTGACTTCGGGCTCGCCGGCCCCTTCCCGCCCTCGCACCGGCTGCGCGACCCGCACCTCGGCGGCGGCGCGCTGCTCGACCTCGGCGTGTACCCGGTGTCGTTCGCGCAACTGCTGCTCGGCGAGCCGTCGGACGTGACGGCCAGGGCGGTGCTCTCCGCGGAGGGCGTCGACCTCCAGACCGGCGCGCTGCTCTCCTGGGACGGCGGCGCGCTGGCCCAGTTGCACTGCTCCATCACGGGCTCCACGGCGACCTGCGCCTCGGTCACCGGCTCCAAGGGCCGGATCGACGTGCCCTCCGGCTTCTTCCACCCGGAGCGATTCGTGCTGCGCCGGCACGGGCGTGAGCCGGAGGAGTTCACCGCGGACCCGGCCGACGGTCCGCGCACCAGTCTGCGGCACGAGGCGCTGGAGGTAATGCGGGCCCTGCGCGCCGGCGAGACGGAGTCGCCGCTCGTACCACTGGAGGGCACTCTGGCGGTGATGCGGACGCTGGACGCGGTGCGGGAGCGGATCGGCGTGCGGTATCCGGGGGAGGCGGGCGGACCGGAGGCCGGTCAGGACCGGGAGCCCGCGCTCGCCTGA
- a CDS encoding serine hydrolase, whose amino-acid sequence MPSLEATCGREPGGGELSAPRLRGDTPEKAGLDPAELRHLVREVHDLTIGEHPWAAGAVVIAGRGPVVAVAEAAGWAVRYASYDPATDRGVELPPAQRVPMTLDTPFDLASLTKLFTAVAAVQQIERGTLGIDARVGAYLPEFQAAAAHGVTVRQLLTHTSGLRPELPLYDCPDAASRSAMLRAEAPVGEPGTYTYSDLNPLLLQRVLERITGRPLDVLVRDGITRPLGMASTRFGPCPGAAATEDQRRPWAKADRGMLRGEVHDENAWALGGVAGHAGLFSTAPDLAVFCRALLSGGSYGPARILGPDFVELLLAPPGLGFAVDQPWFMGELAGGGAAGHTGFTGTSLVLDPATDTFLVLLANTVHPRRRPPTSAPRTAAATRLARAVRAARRA is encoded by the coding sequence GTGCCGTCCCTGGAGGCCACGTGCGGCCGGGAGCCCGGGGGAGGAGAGCTGAGCGCACCGAGACTGCGTGGGGACACACCGGAGAAGGCCGGACTGGACCCCGCCGAGCTGCGTCACCTCGTCCGTGAGGTCCACGACCTCACCATTGGGGAGCACCCCTGGGCGGCGGGCGCCGTCGTCATCGCCGGGCGTGGTCCGGTGGTCGCCGTCGCCGAGGCGGCGGGCTGGGCGGTGCGGTACGCGTCCTACGACCCCGCCACCGACCGGGGGGTCGAACTTCCGCCCGCCCAGCGGGTGCCGATGACCCTGGACACGCCGTTCGACCTGGCCTCGCTCACCAAGCTGTTCACCGCGGTCGCCGCCGTGCAGCAGATCGAGCGGGGCACGCTGGGCATCGACGCGCGGGTAGGGGCGTACCTGCCGGAGTTCCAGGCGGCCGCCGCGCACGGCGTCACCGTACGGCAGCTGCTCACCCACACCTCCGGGCTGCGCCCCGAACTCCCGCTGTACGACTGCCCCGACGCCGCCTCCCGGTCGGCGATGCTGCGCGCGGAGGCCCCGGTGGGCGAACCCGGCACCTACACCTACTCGGACCTCAACCCGCTGCTGCTCCAGCGCGTCCTGGAGCGGATCACCGGCCGCCCCCTGGACGTTCTGGTCCGCGACGGGATCACCCGCCCGCTGGGCATGGCGTCGACCCGCTTCGGCCCGTGCCCCGGCGCGGCGGCGACCGAGGACCAGCGGCGGCCGTGGGCCAAGGCGGACCGGGGGATGCTGCGCGGGGAGGTCCACGACGAGAACGCCTGGGCGCTGGGCGGTGTGGCCGGGCACGCGGGCCTGTTCTCGACGGCCCCCGACCTCGCGGTCTTCTGCCGCGCGCTCCTCTCGGGCGGCTCCTACGGCCCCGCCCGGATCCTCGGCCCCGACTTCGTCGAGCTGCTGCTCGCCCCGCCGGGCCTGGGATTCGCCGTGGACCAGCCGTGGTTCATGGGTGAACTGGCGGGCGGCGGCGCGGCGGGCCACACGGGCTTCACCGGCACGTCCCTGGTCCTCGACCCGGCCACGGACACCTTCCTGGTCCTCCTGGCCAACACGGTCCACCCCCGCCGCCGCCCACCGACAAGCGCCCCGCGCACGGCAGCCGCAACCCGCCTGGCACGAGCGGTACGAGCAGCCCGCCGGGCCTGA